From the Limnochordia bacterium genome, one window contains:
- a CDS encoding 2-oxoacid:acceptor oxidoreductase family protein, producing MLHEVIMAGFGGQGVLLCGQLVAHAGMEAGFNVTWYPSYGPEMRGGTCNCSVVVSDEVVGSPVVSEATALLVFNKPSLEKFESAVKTNGIILINSSLVDLTPKREDVQVYYVPANEIADGLGSTVVANMVMLGAFLEATGLLGDDVVEAALKEILPERRHHLLPMNMQAVSAGRDVVKANDN from the coding sequence ATGTTGCATGAGGTGATCATGGCTGGTTTTGGAGGCCAAGGGGTCCTGCTTTGTGGACAGCTGGTAGCCCATGCGGGAATGGAGGCTGGGTTCAATGTAACTTGGTATCCCTCCTACGGCCCTGAGATGCGGGGTGGCACCTGTAATTGTTCTGTGGTTGTCTCCGATGAAGTTGTCGGATCCCCTGTCGTCAGTGAAGCTACGGCCCTGTTGGTTTTTAACAAACCTTCTTTGGAGAAGTTCGAGTCTGCGGTAAAGACCAATGGCATCATTTTGATTAATAGTTCCCTAGTAGATCTGACTCCCAAAAGAGAAGACGTGCAAGTTTACTACGTTCCCGCCAATGAGATTGCAGATGGACTCGGCTCTACTGTGGTGGCCAATATGGTTATGTTAGGTGCCTTCTTGGAGGCAACGGGGCTTTTGGGTGATGATGTGGTGGAAGCTGCATTGAAGGAGATTTTGCCTGAGCGGCGACATCATTTGCTGCCCATGAATATGCAGGCTGTCAGTGCCGGCAGGGATGTGGTGAAGGCCAATGACAACTAG
- a CDS encoding thiamine pyrophosphate-dependent enzyme — translation MVKKVFSRPESLADIPFHYCPGCTHGIIHRLVATAIDSLGIKEQAIGVASVGCSVFTYNYFDCDMQAASHGRAPAVATGIKRAIPEAVVFAYQGDGDLASIGTAEIVHAAARGEKITIVFVNNAIYAMTGGQMAPTTLLGQKTTTSPEGRMVEREGYPVQVCEMLESFPGVAYLERVSVHDPKAVRKAQRAITNAFRAQQQGLGFSLIEVLSTCSVNWKMRPLDALKWLEENMINYYPTQNFVNKLDKGGNNDVA, via the coding sequence ATCGTGAAGAAAGTCTTTAGCAGACCAGAAAGCTTAGCAGATATTCCCTTTCACTACTGTCCTGGTTGCACCCACGGTATCATCCATCGTCTAGTCGCTACGGCCATTGACAGCCTGGGTATTAAGGAGCAGGCCATTGGCGTTGCTTCGGTGGGTTGCTCAGTTTTCACATACAATTACTTTGACTGTGACATGCAGGCTGCATCCCACGGCCGAGCTCCGGCAGTGGCCACGGGTATTAAGCGGGCGATTCCTGAGGCGGTAGTCTTTGCCTATCAGGGGGATGGGGATCTCGCTTCCATTGGAACCGCGGAGATTGTTCACGCGGCGGCTCGGGGCGAGAAGATTACTATTGTGTTTGTAAATAATGCCATCTATGCCATGACCGGGGGGCAAATGGCTCCAACAACTTTGCTCGGTCAAAAGACTACTACTTCTCCTGAAGGTCGGATGGTTGAGCGGGAAGGTTATCCGGTACAGGTATGTGAAATGCTGGAGAGCTTTCCTGGGGTGGCCTATCTAGAGCGGGTCTCGGTCCATGACCCCAAGGCAGTACGCAAGGCCCAAAGGGCGATCACCAATGCCTTTCGTGCACAGCAGCAGGGGTTGGGCTTTTCCCTCATCGAGGTCCTATCCACCTGTTCGGTGAACTGGAAAATGCGTCCGTTAGATGCCCTAAAGTGGCTGGAGGAGAATATGATCAACTACTACCCGACACAGAATTTCGTTAATAAGTTAGACAAAGGGGGGAACAATGATGTTGCATGA
- a CDS encoding 3-methyl-2-oxobutanoate dehydrogenase subunit VorB, which yields MKGNDALARGAVFAGCRYFFGYPITPQNEIPTYMAEELPKLGGVYLQAESEIGAINMIYGAAGCGKLAMTSSSGPGLSLKQEGISYLCGAELPCVIVNIMRGGPGLGGILASQGDYFQATRGGGHGDYRTLVLAPATAQEMYDFAWDAFEIAFRYRNPVVILGDGILGQMMEPVELVSRPPVDPGNLDWPTTMAQGRSKRLINSLYIDPVDLENHNRKLGAKYERMKKEEVRYEEVAMDDAEICLVAYGTVARIARSAIQRAREAGIKAGMIRPITLFPFPDEIIQKRAEQVKMFLTVELSLGQMVEDVRLAVAGRRPVEFYGRQGGMVPTPKELLTEIQRLGASS from the coding sequence ATGAAAGGTAATGATGCACTGGCCCGGGGCGCGGTTTTTGCCGGGTGTCGGTATTTCTTTGGTTACCCAATCACTCCCCAAAACGAGATCCCCACTTACATGGCGGAAGAATTGCCCAAGCTCGGAGGAGTTTACCTACAGGCAGAAAGTGAGATTGGTGCCATTAATATGATCTATGGCGCTGCTGGATGTGGGAAATTGGCGATGACCTCATCCTCAGGCCCAGGTCTAAGCCTGAAACAAGAGGGGATCTCCTATCTATGCGGAGCGGAGCTTCCCTGTGTTATAGTCAACATTATGCGGGGTGGCCCCGGTCTTGGTGGGATCTTGGCTAGCCAAGGGGACTATTTCCAGGCAACTAGGGGTGGCGGACATGGGGATTACCGGACATTGGTCCTGGCGCCAGCCACTGCCCAGGAAATGTATGATTTTGCCTGGGATGCCTTTGAAATTGCCTTTCGGTATCGAAACCCTGTGGTTATTCTAGGGGATGGTATCCTGGGTCAGATGATGGAACCGGTTGAACTGGTGTCCCGTCCTCCGGTAGATCCGGGCAATCTAGATTGGCCTACCACCATGGCCCAGGGTCGTAGCAAACGGTTGATCAATTCCTTGTATATCGATCCGGTAGACTTGGAGAACCACAATCGGAAACTTGGGGCAAAGTACGAGAGAATGAAAAAAGAGGAAGTACGCTATGAGGAAGTTGCCATGGATGATGCGGAGATCTGCCTAGTTGCCTATGGTACGGTGGCCCGTATAGCCCGTTCAGCGATCCAGCGGGCCAGGGAAGCCGGGATTAAGGCTGGCATGATTCGGCCCATTACCCTATTTCCCTTCCCAGACGAGATCATCCAGAAAAGGGCGGAACAGGTCAAAATGTTCCTTACGGTGGAACTGAGTCTAGGGCAGATGGTGGAGGATGTAAGACTGGCGGTAGCTGGTCGTCGTCCCGTGGAGTTTTACGGCAGACAGGGCGGCATGGTACCTACACCGAAGGAGCTTCTCACAGAGATTCAGAGATTGGGGGCATCATCGTGA
- a CDS encoding 4Fe-4S dicluster domain-containing protein → MAKITIDRERCKGCSLCVAFCPQKILELEKATNAKGFHPASIKDEQKCTGCAQCATMCPDICIEVYR, encoded by the coding sequence ATGGCAAAGATCACGATCGACAGAGAGCGCTGCAAAGGGTGCAGTCTATGTGTAGCTTTCTGTCCGCAGAAGATCCTAGAACTGGAAAAGGCAACTAACGCCAAGGGTTTTCACCCGGCTTCGATTAAAGATGAACAGAAATGTACCGGATGTGCCCAATGCGCAACTATGTGTCCGGATATCTGCATTGAAGTGTACCGGTAG
- the pnp gene encoding polyribonucleotide nucleotidyltransferase, whose amino-acid sequence MQKYQLEFGGRPLEVEVGWLAGQANGSVLVRYGETVCLVTATMAAEPREGIDFFPLLVDYEERMYAIGRIPGGWGRREGRPGEGAILSARMIDRCLRPLFPDGFHNDVHVVATILSVDNDNPPDLAALVGASMALMISDIPFDGPIGGVRVGRVDGEFIINPTLEQNAQSDMSVTVAGSSDAVIMVEAGANEVPEEDMLEAIMFAHEEIKRLCSVQEKMQTDIGKEKVDVPIYRVDATLEDAVRQRATDRLVKAIKNPDKLEREADIQEVYAQVTEEFSQQMSEEEFAQSKKDILVVLEMIVRDEVRRMISEDGIRPDGRALDEIRPISSAVGILPRAHGSAVFTRGQTQVLNVCTLGVKSDEQRLDDLGDEETKRYIHHYNFPPYSVGEVKPLRGPGRREIGHGALAERALLPVVPDEFEFPYTLRLVSEVLESNGSTSQASVCASTLSLMDAGVPIKRPVAGIAMGLIKHGDEFTILSDIQGMEDFLGDMDFKVAGTEKGVTALQMDIKIRGITKEILRQALKQAHTGRMYIMEKMLQALPTPRTELSSYAPRIITMEIPKEKIRDVIGPGGKNIRKIIDQTETTIDIEDDGKVYIAAVNQAGGEAAKLAIERITADVEVGKIYTGIVKRVVKFGAFVEILPGKEGLVHISHLAPNRVSKVEDVVNEGDSVIVKVIEIDRQGRINLSIKEALPAGDNGKTS is encoded by the coding sequence ATGCAGAAGTATCAATTGGAGTTCGGGGGGCGCCCCTTGGAAGTGGAGGTGGGTTGGTTAGCTGGTCAAGCCAACGGTAGTGTGTTGGTCAGGTACGGCGAGACGGTCTGTCTAGTTACTGCCACCATGGCGGCGGAACCCCGAGAGGGGATCGACTTCTTCCCCCTATTAGTAGACTATGAGGAGCGGATGTATGCCATCGGTCGGATTCCCGGCGGGTGGGGCCGTCGAGAGGGCAGACCCGGTGAAGGGGCTATCCTTTCAGCGAGAATGATTGACAGATGCCTAAGACCTCTGTTCCCTGATGGGTTTCATAACGATGTGCACGTGGTGGCAACAATCCTATCGGTGGACAATGATAATCCTCCAGATTTAGCCGCATTGGTTGGTGCATCCATGGCCTTGATGATCTCGGATATTCCCTTTGACGGTCCCATTGGCGGTGTGCGGGTGGGCCGGGTCGATGGGGAATTTATTATTAACCCAACCTTGGAACAGAATGCCCAGTCGGATATGTCGGTGACCGTAGCCGGCAGTAGTGATGCGGTTATTATGGTGGAAGCCGGAGCCAATGAGGTTCCCGAAGAGGATATGCTTGAGGCGATTATGTTTGCCCATGAGGAGATCAAAAGGCTCTGCTCTGTTCAAGAAAAGATGCAGACTGATATTGGCAAGGAAAAGGTGGATGTGCCCATTTATCGGGTGGATGCCACTTTAGAGGATGCGGTGCGCCAAAGGGCTACGGATCGCTTAGTAAAAGCAATCAAAAACCCAGATAAGCTAGAGCGGGAAGCGGATATCCAAGAGGTGTATGCGCAAGTAACTGAGGAGTTTTCCCAACAGATGTCGGAGGAGGAGTTTGCCCAGTCCAAGAAGGACATTTTGGTGGTCCTAGAGATGATCGTCCGGGATGAAGTACGACGGATGATTAGCGAGGACGGTATTCGACCTGACGGACGGGCCCTCGATGAGATTCGACCCATTTCCTCGGCAGTGGGGATCCTACCCCGGGCGCACGGTTCAGCTGTGTTTACGCGGGGACAAACCCAGGTACTAAACGTATGTACCCTCGGGGTGAAGTCCGACGAGCAGCGCCTAGACGATCTCGGGGATGAGGAAACCAAACGCTATATTCATCACTATAATTTCCCACCCTACAGTGTCGGGGAAGTAAAACCCCTCCGGGGTCCCGGTCGCAGAGAGATTGGGCATGGTGCCTTGGCTGAACGGGCTCTTCTACCTGTAGTTCCCGATGAGTTTGAATTTCCCTATACACTAAGGTTGGTTTCTGAAGTCCTTGAATCAAACGGGTCAACTTCCCAAGCCAGTGTTTGTGCCTCTACCCTGTCTTTGATGGATGCGGGCGTGCCCATTAAGCGTCCGGTGGCTGGTATTGCTATGGGGTTGATCAAACATGGTGATGAGTTTACGATTCTGTCGGATATACAAGGAATGGAAGACTTCCTAGGGGATATGGACTTCAAAGTTGCCGGTACGGAAAAGGGCGTTACCGCCTTACAGATGGATATCAAGATCCGGGGGATCACCAAGGAAATCCTACGACAGGCGTTAAAACAAGCCCATACTGGTAGAATGTATATCATGGAAAAAATGCTGCAGGCACTACCAACTCCTCGCACGGAACTATCATCCTATGCGCCGCGGATCATCACGATGGAGATTCCCAAAGAGAAGATCCGAGATGTGATTGGACCTGGGGGCAAAAATATCCGGAAGATCATCGATCAGACGGAAACAACCATTGACATCGAGGACGATGGCAAGGTCTATATTGCTGCGGTGAACCAAGCCGGTGGTGAGGCAGCTAAATTGGCCATCGAACGGATTACCGCTGATGTTGAGGTCGGTAAGATCTATACTGGGATCGTAAAACGGGTTGTTAAGTTCGGTGCTTTTGTGGAGATCCTACCTGGCAAAGAGGGTCTGGTACACATTTCCCACTTGGCTCCCAACCGGGTAAGTAAGGTTGAGGATGTTGTCAATGAGGGAGATTCGGTGATTGTTAAAGTAATTGAGATCGATCGACAGGGGAGGATTAACCTATCGATCAAAGAGGCCCTTCCCGCGGGAGACAATGGTAAAACCAGTTAA
- the rpsO gene encoding 30S ribosomal protein S15, protein MSLSKERKEEILKTYQVHETDTGSPEVQIALLTAQINNLTTHLVNHENDHHSRRGLYKMIGQRRGLLRYLRSKDIERYRALTEKLGLRQQ, encoded by the coding sequence TTGTCGCTGTCAAAAGAACGGAAAGAAGAGATTCTGAAGACCTATCAGGTACATGAGACTGATACCGGGTCACCGGAGGTGCAGATCGCACTTCTAACAGCTCAGATTAACAATCTGACTACCCATTTGGTCAATCACGAAAACGACCATCATTCACGTAGAGGTCTGTATAAGATGATCGGACAACGAAGAGGTTTACTTCGTTACCTACGGTCAAAAGATATTGAAAGATATCGGGCCTTAACGGAGAAACTAGGACTGAGGCAACAATAA
- a CDS encoding bifunctional riboflavin kinase/FAD synthetase produces the protein MSSQTMRGPVAALGVFDGVHLGHRRILEQTVLRARTLHTESLVLTFEPHPLVVLGGRVPKLINSLTERRRLIHSCGVDRVLVEPFTPEYAAMEPQAFFEQILVGKVMMQEIVVGYDYTFGRGGRGDVRTLRTLGDQHGIKVLSVPPVEIDGVKVSSTVIRNLIANGRLRQVADLLGRPFYLVGTVIYGDGRARRWQVPTANLRIPGEMLIPKDGVYVASVDLGAAPDTGTKLPAIVSIGSKPTFAGKERAIEVHVLDQQLDLYDDEITVYFYDYLRSQCRFNSEAELFEQIRRDVEVVRAFFGRR, from the coding sequence ATGTCAAGTCAAACGATGCGGGGGCCCGTAGCTGCCCTGGGCGTTTTTGATGGAGTCCACCTAGGGCACCGCAGGATCTTGGAGCAGACGGTTCTTCGAGCGAGAACACTTCACACCGAATCATTGGTCCTAACCTTTGAACCTCACCCGCTGGTGGTGCTTGGAGGCAGGGTCCCAAAACTGATTAACTCCCTTACTGAACGTAGGCGACTAATCCACTCTTGTGGGGTGGACCGGGTTTTGGTGGAACCCTTTACGCCGGAGTATGCCGCCATGGAACCACAGGCCTTCTTTGAGCAGATCCTCGTCGGCAAAGTGATGATGCAGGAGATCGTGGTGGGCTATGATTATACCTTTGGAAGGGGAGGCCGTGGTGATGTGAGGACCCTCCGCACCCTTGGGGACCAACATGGGATCAAGGTTTTATCTGTGCCGCCGGTGGAAATCGATGGGGTGAAGGTATCTAGTACGGTGATCCGTAATCTGATTGCCAATGGTCGCCTGAGGCAGGTAGCAGATCTTCTCGGCCGACCCTTTTATCTTGTAGGTACTGTGATCTATGGGGATGGACGGGCAAGACGCTGGCAGGTTCCCACGGCTAATCTTCGGATCCCAGGGGAAATGCTAATACCCAAGGATGGAGTATATGTGGCATCGGTGGATTTGGGAGCGGCCCCGGATACTGGAACGAAGTTGCCTGCTATTGTCAGTATTGGTAGCAAACCGACCTTTGCCGGGAAGGAGCGGGCCATTGAGGTTCATGTCTTGGACCAACAGTTGGATCTATACGATGATGAGATTACGGTTTATTTTTACGATTACTTGCGCTCTCAATGCAGATTCAATAGTGAAGCGGAATTGTTTGAGCAGATTCGTCGGGACGTGGAGGTTGTGCGCGCCTTTTTTGGCCGGCGCTAG
- the truB gene encoding tRNA pseudouridine(55) synthase TruB, giving the protein MHQGYQKNLSGFINVLKPPGMSSAAVVSYVRRTLDMKRVGHAGTLDPGAAGVLPIAVGWATRLVEYLHQCTKSYRAELTFGMVTDTYDAQGEVIERYPDCKVNMEDLEQVLASFQGEIYQTPPAYSALRVGGRRLYELAREGVKVTPKPRRVHISKLRVVKELLPDQERISSCFIDVECSSGTYIRSLCYDIGKLLGCGAYMSFLVRTRVGPFSLVESVCLEEIGNGQAAEATLNNPQVAISHMPKIMLTQEQKDRFVHGVPLELESVYAEGEYGVFCSGTGFLLGIGVLSRHYLQPKKVFHRD; this is encoded by the coding sequence ATGCACCAAGGTTATCAAAAGAACCTGTCAGGCTTTATAAATGTGTTGAAACCACCGGGAATGAGTTCCGCCGCTGTTGTATCCTATGTGCGCAGAACCTTGGATATGAAAAGGGTAGGGCACGCGGGCACTTTGGATCCTGGGGCGGCCGGTGTATTACCCATCGCCGTAGGATGGGCTACTAGGCTTGTGGAGTATCTGCATCAATGTACTAAGAGCTATCGTGCTGAGCTCACCTTTGGTATGGTCACAGATACCTATGATGCCCAGGGTGAGGTCATTGAACGTTACCCGGATTGTAAAGTAAATATGGAGGACCTAGAACAGGTCCTAGCTAGTTTCCAAGGGGAGATCTACCAGACGCCTCCGGCCTATTCAGCCCTTAGAGTCGGGGGGAGACGTCTGTACGAGTTGGCCCGGGAGGGCGTTAAGGTGACCCCCAAACCCCGTAGGGTACACATCAGTAAACTCAGAGTGGTTAAGGAGCTGCTTCCTGACCAAGAGAGGATTTCATCCTGCTTTATTGATGTGGAGTGTTCTAGTGGTACATATATCCGTTCTTTATGCTATGATATTGGCAAGCTCCTTGGCTGTGGAGCCTATATGTCCTTTCTCGTGCGGACGAGGGTGGGTCCTTTTTCCCTGGTAGAGAGCGTATGTCTAGAAGAGATTGGGAACGGACAGGCAGCAGAGGCAACGCTTAATAATCCCCAAGTAGCTATTTCCCACATGCCGAAAATTATGTTGACCCAAGAACAAAAGGACAGGTTTGTCCACGGTGTCCCTCTCGAACTAGAGTCGGTGTATGCCGAGGGGGAGTATGGAGTGTTTTGTAGTGGTACTGGCTTTCTTTTGGGTATTGGTGTTCTATCCAGGCACTATCTACAGCCGAAAAAAGTATTCCACAGGGATTGA
- a CDS encoding bifunctional oligoribonuclease/PAP phosphatase NrnA: MRKRERSPMNELGIRQQLEEIASLLREGDHYLIFSHERPDADSVGSSLALAYALRRLGKQVKVFLSDAGFYQFAIGEEPIHGPEDLPTDPWPHPVIVLDCESSRTGEFAAFTQNAPVIVNIDHHPSNVTKATYRLVEPEAAACGELVFHLVKTLGVSLDQRLATFLYIALAGDTGGFRFSNTKARVFKVAASLVEAGADPADVATNLFMRKPLSYFRILSLALSRLRLDASGKVASTAITQEDLRVSGASEEELEGIVDYTRMVIGVEVGILFKEKTDGTVGVSLRSTGRVDVGSIASEFGGGGHVVASGCTVKGSLQEVCTKVIKRTCQAL, translated from the coding sequence ATGCGCAAAAGGGAACGCAGTCCGATGAATGAACTAGGAATCAGACAGCAACTAGAGGAGATTGCCTCCCTTTTGCGGGAAGGTGATCACTATCTCATCTTCAGTCACGAGCGCCCTGATGCGGATAGTGTTGGTTCAAGTCTAGCTTTGGCCTATGCTTTGCGGAGGCTAGGAAAGCAGGTTAAGGTTTTCCTATCCGACGCAGGCTTTTACCAATTCGCGATTGGGGAAGAGCCCATCCACGGACCCGAAGATCTACCTACGGATCCGTGGCCCCACCCTGTGATTGTCCTCGATTGTGAAAGTAGTAGGACCGGGGAGTTTGCCGCCTTCACCCAGAATGCCCCGGTGATTGTGAATATTGATCACCATCCAAGCAATGTTACCAAGGCAACTTATCGTTTGGTGGAGCCGGAAGCTGCTGCCTGCGGAGAACTGGTATTTCATCTTGTGAAGACTTTGGGGGTTTCTTTGGATCAAAGGCTTGCGACCTTTCTCTACATTGCCCTAGCGGGAGATACCGGTGGGTTTCGTTTTTCTAACACAAAGGCCCGTGTTTTTAAGGTGGCGGCCAGTTTAGTGGAAGCCGGTGCCGATCCGGCGGATGTTGCTACCAACCTTTTTATGAGAAAACCCCTATCCTATTTCCGGATCCTCAGCCTCGCCCTTTCCAGGTTGCGACTTGATGCTTCGGGAAAGGTGGCATCAACTGCCATTACCCAGGAGGATCTTCGTGTTAGTGGTGCCAGCGAAGAGGAGTTAGAAGGAATCGTGGACTATACGCGGATGGTGATCGGTGTAGAAGTGGGTATTTTGTTTAAGGAGAAAACCGACGGGACCGTGGGTGTGAGCCTGCGTTCCACCGGTAGGGTTGATGTGGGTAGTATTGCCTCTGAATTCGGAGGGGGCGGCCATGTAGTCGCTTCTGGCTGTACTGTGAAGGGGAGTTTACAGGAAGTATGCACCAAGGTTATCAAAAGAACCTGTCAGGCTTTATAA
- the rbfA gene encoding 30S ribosome-binding factor RbfA, translating to MTVQRAEKVREAVRQEASDIIMRNLKDPRVGFVTVTDVEVTGDLRQVKIFVSVYGDEESRKTTMEGLSSATGFVRSELGKRIRLRHTPEISFVFDESIERGARIFSLLRELDDAQKGTQSDE from the coding sequence ATGACAGTCCAGCGGGCCGAGAAGGTAAGAGAAGCTGTTCGGCAGGAAGCTAGTGATATTATCATGCGCAATCTGAAGGATCCCCGGGTGGGATTCGTCACTGTCACCGATGTGGAGGTTACCGGTGATTTGCGCCAGGTGAAGATTTTTGTCAGCGTCTACGGTGACGAAGAAAGCCGTAAAACCACCATGGAAGGATTATCTTCGGCGACGGGCTTTGTGCGCAGTGAGCTTGGTAAGCGGATCCGTCTCCGTCACACGCCGGAGATCTCCTTTGTTTTTGATGAATCCATCGAGCGGGGCGCTCGGATCTTCTCCTTACTGAGGGAACTGGATGATGCGCAAAAGGGAACGCAGTCCGATGAATGA
- a CDS encoding DUF503 domain-containing protein has translation MFVAVGRIQLTMQQNNSLKDKRRLLSSITGRVRSKFNVSIAEVDLQDVWRQGVLGIAVVGSSAAFARESLETVVRFIEGYFPVEIPSITIDVL, from the coding sequence ATGTTTGTAGCCGTGGGCAGGATCCAATTGACCATGCAGCAGAATAATTCTCTCAAGGACAAACGGCGACTACTCAGCTCAATTACAGGGCGGGTTCGCTCCAAGTTTAATGTCTCAATTGCAGAAGTGGATTTGCAGGATGTGTGGCGCCAAGGGGTACTTGGTATTGCTGTTGTAGGTAGCTCAGCTGCCTTTGCCCGGGAATCCTTAGAGACAGTAGTTCGCTTTATTGAAGGGTATTTCCCCGTGGAAATCCCATCGATCACCATCGATGTTTTGTGA
- the infB gene encoding translation initiation factor IF-2, whose product MQKTRIYELAKELGIPSKELVEFLDDLGADVKNHMSTIDDEIVDLIKEHFDVADEEEGAKERSEKRKPGKTTKGNNQQPTEQTKRKTEPVESIVLPKTITVRELADKLSMRPAELIKKLMELGVMAGINQVIDQEAAKEVATRAGFAVKQQEVEATVDFGNLQIEAHRLEPRPPVVTILGHVDHGKTTLLDAIRETKVAEGEAGGITQHIGAYQVDLLGKKITFLDTPGHAAFAEMRARGAQVTDVVILVVAADDGIMPQTVEAINHAKAANVPIIVAINKSDKPTANPDRVKQQLSEHGLVPDDWGGDTVTVSVSALQKEGLDSLLEMVLLVAEMEDLRADANRPALGSVVEAELDKGRGPVATVLIRQGTLRLGDYVVAGTATGKVRALLDHRGKNLSSAGPSTPVLVLGLSEVPEAGDVFEAVSSSRKARDIANGRLQEKQTEDWRSSRLTLTDLYSRVKQGEVKELRLIVKADVQGSVEALCNSLQKLATDEVRVGVLHSGTGAISETDVNLADASDGIIIGFNVRPDAAARRSAEQKGIDIRLHRVIYEALDEIKAAMEGLLDPEYKEAELGHAEVRDTFKVPKAGMIAGCYVKDGKITRNAKARVLRDNVVIYDGQIVSLRRFKDDVREVNAGYECGVGLDNFHDVKQGDIIEVYVLEAIKRTLD is encoded by the coding sequence ATGCAAAAAACGAGGATTTATGAATTAGCTAAGGAACTAGGGATACCCAGTAAGGAATTGGTTGAATTCCTAGATGATTTAGGGGCCGATGTTAAAAATCATATGAGTACTATTGACGATGAAATCGTGGATCTAATAAAAGAGCATTTTGATGTGGCCGACGAAGAGGAAGGTGCCAAAGAACGTTCAGAAAAGCGTAAGCCTGGGAAAACTACTAAGGGTAACAATCAGCAGCCTACCGAACAGACCAAGCGAAAGACAGAACCAGTCGAGAGTATTGTCTTGCCCAAGACCATTACCGTCCGGGAACTTGCGGATAAGCTTTCGATGCGTCCGGCGGAGCTGATCAAAAAGCTAATGGAACTAGGGGTTATGGCTGGCATTAACCAAGTTATTGATCAGGAAGCAGCCAAGGAAGTGGCCACTCGCGCTGGCTTTGCAGTGAAGCAACAGGAGGTTGAAGCCACGGTGGATTTCGGTAACCTCCAGATCGAAGCCCATCGCCTAGAACCAAGACCCCCAGTGGTGACGATCCTAGGCCATGTGGATCATGGAAAAACAACCTTGCTCGATGCTATTCGGGAGACGAAGGTGGCCGAAGGCGAGGCCGGAGGTATTACGCAACACATCGGAGCCTATCAGGTGGACCTTTTGGGAAAGAAGATTACTTTCTTGGATACACCGGGGCATGCCGCCTTTGCAGAAATGCGCGCTCGGGGTGCTCAAGTCACGGACGTGGTCATTTTGGTGGTTGCTGCTGATGATGGGATTATGCCCCAGACGGTAGAAGCAATCAACCATGCTAAGGCCGCCAATGTGCCAATCATCGTGGCGATCAATAAGAGCGATAAGCCCACCGCAAATCCCGACCGGGTAAAGCAGCAGCTAAGTGAACATGGATTAGTACCGGACGACTGGGGTGGGGATACTGTTACCGTGAGCGTTTCTGCCCTGCAGAAAGAAGGTCTTGACAGCCTTCTGGAAATGGTTTTATTGGTCGCGGAGATGGAGGATTTACGCGCCGATGCCAACCGGCCGGCCTTAGGCTCGGTAGTTGAAGCGGAGCTAGATAAGGGACGGGGACCGGTGGCGACGGTACTCATCCGACAAGGTACCCTTAGACTTGGGGACTATGTGGTGGCAGGCACAGCCACTGGTAAGGTCCGGGCACTCCTTGATCATCGAGGCAAGAACCTCAGTAGCGCTGGCCCATCTACTCCAGTTTTAGTTCTGGGACTATCGGAGGTGCCTGAAGCTGGGGATGTTTTTGAGGCTGTGTCCTCTAGTCGGAAGGCAAGGGATATTGCTAATGGACGTCTCCAGGAGAAACAGACCGAGGATTGGCGTTCCTCTCGGTTGACTTTGACGGACCTGTACAGCCGGGTAAAACAGGGTGAGGTAAAGGAGCTTCGGCTTATTGTTAAGGCTGACGTACAAGGATCTGTTGAAGCTTTGTGCAACTCCTTGCAGAAACTAGCAACAGATGAGGTGCGCGTGGGGGTGCTACACAGTGGGACAGGTGCGATCAGCGAGACCGACGTGAACTTAGCCGATGCCTCTGACGGTATTATTATTGGGTTTAATGTCAGACCTGATGCAGCAGCCCGTCGATCTGCGGAGCAAAAGGGCATTGACATTCGTTTGCACCGGGTGATCTATGAGGCCCTCGACGAGATTAAGGCCGCCATGGAAGGATTATTGGATCCGGAGTACAAAGAGGCTGAACTCGGACATGCGGAGGTAAGGGATACCTTCAAGGTACCAAAGGCGGGCATGATTGCCGGTTGTTATGTCAAGGATGGTAAGATTACCCGTAATGCCAAGGCCCGGGTGCTACGGGATAACGTTGTCATCTACGATGGACAGATCGTTTCCCTAAGACGTTTCAAAGACGACGTACGGGAAGTAAATGCGGGCTATGAGTGTGGAGTTGGCCTAGATAATTTCCACGATGTTAAACAGGGTGATATTATCGAGGTCTACGTCCTAGAGGCAATTAAGCGGACTTTGGACTAA